CTTCCTCCGGCGCGCGATCGAGGCGAACAACGCCGACCGGGTGGCGCAGGGGTGGATGGCGTGCGCGCTGACCCGGCAGGGCAACGTGCAGCTCGCCCAGAGCTTCGCGCAGCGCGCCGGGCAGGGCGACTGGTCCGGGTGCGTCAACGCGGCGCCGACGATGCCGATGGCGCCCGGGCAGATGCCCGGGCAGATGCCCGGCCAGCTGCCGCCGGCGGCGTACCCGGCGGCGCCGTATCCGCAGGGGGCGGTGCCGCAGCAGTACCCCGCGCCGCAGGGCGTCGCGCCACGCCCGTGACGCGGGCCTGACGGCACGGGCCGGCGAGGGCGGGGTAGCCGCGGGGGCCGGGCGCGAAACCGCGTCCGGCCCCCGCTCCGTAGGGCCTGCGCGGCGCCGCATCCGGCGTCCGCCCCGTCGCCTCCGCACCGCCGTCCGTGCCATCCCTCATCGAGTTCCGCGGCGTCGGCAAGCGCTACACGCGCCCCCTCGCCTCCGACGTCGTCGCCCTCGAGGACGTCTCGCTCGACGTCCACGCCGGCGAGGTCCTCGGCATTGCCGGCCCCAATGGCGCCGGCAAGAGCACGCTGATCTCCATCCTCCTGGGCTACGTCCCGCCCAGCCGCGGCGAGGTGCGCATCGCCAACCGCCCGGTGCGCGAGTACATCGAGCGCCACGGCGTGGGCTACCTCTCGGAGCTCGTCGACGTCGACCCGCGCTGGACGGTGCGGCAGGCGCTGCTCCGCTTCGGCACGCTGGCCGGCGTCCCCGAATCGCGGCTCGCGGTGCGCGTCCAGGAGGTCATGACGCGGCTCGGCCTCGACGAGTATGCCGACCGTCCCTTCCGCAAGCTCTCCAAGGGCAACAAGCAGCGGCTCGGCCTCGCGCAGGCGCTGCTGCGCGAGGAGCGCGTGCTGATCCTCGACGAGCCCACGCACGGCCTCGACCCGCTCTGGATGATCCGCTTCCGCGGCATCCTCGCGGAGCTGCGCCGCCCCGGCCGCGCGATCCTCGTCGCGTCGCACAACCTGGAGGAGCTGGAGCGCCTCTGCGACCGCGTCGCGATCCTCGACCGCGGGCGCGTGACGCGCGTCGTCGAGGTGGGCGAGGTGCTGCCGCACACGCACGAGACGCTCTACCGCCTGACCGTCGCGCGCGGCGCCGACCGCCTGAGCGAGGTGTTCACCGAGGCGACGGACCTCGGACGCGGCGACTGGGCGGTGAGCGCCCCCACGCTCGAGGCGCTGAACCACGGCATCGCGGCGCTCATCGAGCGCGGCGTGCTCCTGGTCGGCGTCGCCCCCGCGCAGAGCGCGCTCGAGCAGGTCTTCCACGACGCCATCGGCGAGGTGCTGCTGTGATCTCCTTCGACGGGGCGGCGCCCGCCCCCGACCGCGAGCGCCACGCGCGCCTGCTCGACGAGCTGACGGCCGCCGCGGCGCTCGTGCCGCAGACCGCCGGCGGCCCCGCGCTGGACGACGACGACTTCCTCGCCACCGACGAGACGCTCGACATCCCGCCGGCCGAGTCGCCGCTGCGCCGCTACCTCAAGTACCAGGTGCGCGACTTCGTGCAGCAGCGCGCGGTGTGGCTGCTCGCGCTGGGCCTGATGGGCATCTACTTCTTCTGGGACAACTACGACGCCGCGCAGATGGGCGAGCGCATGCGCCGCGGCGCGGACGGCATCGTGCGTCCCGTGCCCGAGGCGGAGACGTTCACGGGGCTGATGCTCGCGCTCATGTCGGCGTTCGCCGGGCTGTCGTCGGTGTTCACGGTGCACGGCATCGTGTCGGCGGAGCGCGAGCGCGGGCTGCAGCGCTTCCTGTTCGCGAAGCCCGTCGCGCGCGTCCCGTACTACCTGCAGAAGCTCGGGATCGCGTTCGTCGGGACGCTCGCGCTGGCGCTCGTCGTGGCGCTGCTGGCGGGCGCGGTGTTCGGCCGCGCGGTGCCGGTCGAGCAGGTGCTGATGATCGCCACGGCGCTGTTCGCGTCGGTCGGCGGGCTCACCTTCCTGCTCTCGACGCTGGTGCGCTTCGACGGCGGCCTGGCGCTCATCGGCACGCTGGGCGTGATCCCGCTGCGCGAGCTCAGCGAGCGCGTGGACGGCTGGGGCGCGGTGGGCGCGCTGCGCTACCTGCTGCCGCCCATCGAGCGCCTCGGGCCGCTGGTGGATCCCATGGTCAACGGCGACCCGCTGCGCGCGATGCTCTGGGCCGTGGGCTACGGCGCCGTCTGCGTGGCGGCCGGGATCGCCGTCCTCCGGCGCCGCTCGATCCTCACCTGACCGACGGGCGAGCGGCTCCGGCACGCACGGTGCGCCGGAGCCCTTCACCGAACGGGGACGTCCGACCATCCTCCGGTCGGACGTCCCCGTTCCGCTTCCCGACGCACGCGATGCCGACGCCTCCCGACACGCCCCTGATCGACCCCGCGACTGTGCACCGCACGGTGCTGCCCAACGGCCTCACCGTGCTCGTGCGGCGCGACGCGTCCGCGCCCGTGGTGGCGGTCAACACGTTCGTGCGCGCCGGCTACTTCGACGAGACGGACGACGTGGTGGGCGTCGCGCACGTGCTGGAGCACATGTTCTTCAAGGGCACGCCGCGGCGCGGCGTCGGAGAGATCGCGAAGCAGACCAAGGCGCAGGGCGGCTACCTCAACGCGCACACGATCTACGACCACACCAGCTACTACGCGGTGCTGCCGTCGTCGGGCTTCGTGGAGGGGCTCGACATCCAGGCCGACGCGTACGCGAACTCGCTGGTGGACGCCGACGAGCTGGCGAAGGAGCTCGAGGTCATCATCCAGGAGGCGAAGCGGAAGCTCGACAACCCGGGCGCCGTGACGGTGGAGTCGCTGTACGCGCTGCTGCACGACCGGCACCGCGTGCGCCGCTGGCGCATCGGCACGGAGGAGGGGCTGCGGCGCCTCACGCGCGACGACGTCGCGGGCTTCTATCGCACCTACTACCGGCCCAGCGCGACGGTGCTGTCGATCGTCGGCGACGTGGATCCGGACGTCGCGCTGGCGCACGTGCGCGAGCGCTACGGCGCGCTGCCGGACGGCGCCGTGCCCACCGACCGCGGCCCGCAGGAGGACGCGCACGCGGACTTCCGCTACCGCGAGCTGTCGGGCGACGTGCAGCAGGCGCAGGTCGCGTTCGGGTGGCGCACGCCGGGCACGCGCCACGACGACACGCCGCACCTCGACCTCGCCGCGGCGGTGCTGGGCACGGGCCGCGGCTCGCGGCTCTATCGCGCGGTCCGCGAGCGCTCGCTGGCGTCTCACGTCGGCGCGTACGACAGCACGCCGACGGAGCTCGGCATCTTCGTCGTACACGCCGAGGGCGATCCCGCGCGCCTGCCCGACGCGGCGCGTGCGATGTGGACGGAGGTGCGCGCGCTGCGCGAGCAGGGCGTGGGCGCGCACGAGCTGGCGCGCGTGCAGCGCATCGCCGAGTCGCGCTGGCTGCGCCGCCTCGAGACGATGGAAGGCCAGGCGAGCTGGCTGGCCGAGTGGGAGGCGCTCGGCGACTGGCGGCTGGGCGAGGACTACCGCGCGCGCGTGCAGCGCGCGACGCCCGACGACGTGACCGAGGCCGCGCGCCGCTGGCTCGATCCCGAGCGCGCGGGCGTGATCGTGTACCGGCCGCAGGGCAGCGCGCCGATCGCGGCCGATGCGACGGCGTTCGCGGCGCTGCTGGCGGCCGACGCGCCCGCGCCCGTCGGCGCGGGCACCGCACCGGCGCCGCAGGCGCCCGCGGTGCACACGGGCGCGCCCGCGCTGGAGCGCGTCGAGGCGGGCGTGCACGTCTTCCGCACCGCGCAGGGGATCCCCGTGCTGGTCGCGCGCAAGCCGGGCGCGCGCATCGTGAACCTCGGCGTCTACGCGCGCGGCGGCGCCAGCGAGGAGGCCGATGCCGACGCGGGCCTCACGATGCTGATGGCGCACACCAGCGTGAAGGGCACCGAGCGCCGCACCGCCGCGCAGATCGCGGCCGAGGCGGAGGTGCTGGGCGGCAGCGTGGGCGCGAGCGTGGGATCGGAGACGTTCGGCTGGGGGATCGCGGTGCCGCTGCCACACGCGGCCGATGCGGCGTCGCTGCTGGCCGACGTGGTGCAGCGTCCCGTCTTCCCCGACGCGGCGGTCGACACGGAGCGCGACGTCGCGCTGCAGGAGCTGCGGCTGCTGCGCGACGACATGTACCGCTGGCCGATGCGGCTCGCCTCCGAGGCCGCGTACGCCGGCCATCCGTACGGGCGCCCGGTGGGCGGCACGGACGAATCCCTGCGCGCGCTCGACGCGGCGCAGCTGCGCGCGTGGCATCGCGCGCGCGCGCTGTCGGGCGACGCGGTGCTCGCGGTCGTCGGCGATCTCGCGCCCGAGGAGGCGGCCGCGCTGGTGGCGCGCGAGTTCGGCGCGCTCGCGCCGCGTGAGGTGACGCCGCTGCCCGCGCCCACGTGGCGCGAGGGTGCGCGGCGCGACGACGCGCGCGCCAAGAAGCAGACGGCGCTGGCGCTGCTCTTCCCGGGGCCGACGCGCACCGATCCCGCGCGCGTCGCGGCGCAGCTGCTGGCGGGCATCGCGAGCGGGTTGGGCGGCCGCTTCTTCGACGAGCTGCGCGACCGCCGCTCGCTCGCGTACACGGTGCACGCCTTCGCGAGCCCGCGGCGGCTCGCGGGGACGTTCGGCGCCTACATCGCGACGGGGCCGACGCAGGAGGACGAGGCGCGCGCCGGCCTGCTGGCCGAGTTCGAGCGACTGCGCGACGCGCCCGTGAGCGCCGAGGAGCTGGAGCGCGCGCAGACGTACGCGCTCGGCACGCACGCCATCGCGCGGCAGAGCGGCGGCGCGGTGATGGGCGAGCTGGTGGACGCGTGGCTCACCGGCGAGGGGCTCTCCGAGCTCGAGACCTATGACGCGCGGGTGCGCGCGGTCACGCCGGAGACGATCCAGACGCTGGCCCGCGACTGGTTCGATCCGGCGCGGCGCGTGGAGGGCGTCGTCCGCGGGACGGGCTGAGGCGCGCCTGCCGGCACCGAATGTGAACGGGGAGGGGGCGTCCAGACGTCCACCCCATCCGGAGGCCCAGCCGATGTCCCGCCCCCCGTTCGAGGAGCGCCAGCAGGAGCTCAACCCGCACCGCGACGAGGAGCGCGCCCACGCCGCCGACATGGCGTACGCGCAGCTCCGGCAGCGCGGCGTCCGCGTCACCGGCGAGGAGTCGGCGCTCGACCTCGCCGCCGTCGTGGAGGCGGTCGAGCGGTTCGAGGCGGCCGTCTCGGCGCTCGGCGGCGACCGCATGACCAACTCGCCCGACAGCACCCAGCCCGACGACGCGCGCATGGTGCTGCCGACGCGCGCCGACGACGAGAGCGCGCGCGACTACGTGCGGCGGATCGATCGGGCGACGGAGAACCTGGGCTCCGGCGAGGCGGCCGGCGCCTGAACGGCGGCTGCGGACGGCGGACTGCGGGTTCCACAGGATCCGCAGCCCGCAGTCCGCAGCGTCATGGAACGACCGCCTCCCGTAGCGCCCGCGACGCCCGGCTGATCGCGGCCGCCACGCGCCGCGTGCGCCCCGACGCGGCGCGCAGCCCCGTCATCCGCGCGTAGTCGCCCGACTCGCCGACGACCACGCCGTCGACGTCGGGGTGCGCGGTCGCCCACGCGAGCGTGTGCCACACGGCGCGCTCCTGGCTCGCGTCGCCGTGCGTGACCGGGAAGGCGTGCACGTCGAACACCCAGTGCGGCTTCGCGCGGGCCGCCGCGCCCACCCCCACGCGCGTGCGCTCCTGCGCGCGCATCCAGCGGTCGGCCGCGCGCAGCCGCGCGTCCACGCCCGTGCCGCCGGAGAACGACGGCGCGACCTCGAAGCCCACGACGTGCACCGGCGACGCGCGCGACGCCGCCCACGCGTACAGCGTGCTGTCGGACGCGTCGTACGACGACGCCGCGACGCCGACGCGGATGTTGGGGTTCACCGCCTGCACGCGCGCCGCGGATGCCGTGAGGAAGCGCCGCCAGTGCTCCACCGGCAGGTGGCCCACCGCGTCCACCGACGTCGCGCCGTAGGGCGCATCCGCGGGCAGCAGCACGTCGGGGCGCAGCGCGCGCGCGACGCGCTCCACGAGCGCGAGCCGCCGCGCATCGAAGCGCTCGGGGGCCGCGCGCCGCCGCGCGCCGTCCTCGTGCTCGAACGCGATCGCCACCACCAGGCGCAGGCTGTCGCGGCGCGCCGGATCGAGCGTCCGCTGCAGCGAGTCGAGCGCGCCCAGCGTCAGCGCGCCGCTGCCGACCGTGACGCGCACCGCCTGGACGTCGAGCGAGTCGAGGAGCGGCATGTCCCAGCGCGTCGCGACCGTCGGCGGCGGGCCGCCCAGCGGCGGCAGCAGCGACACGCCGATCGCGAAGTCGCCGGTGGGCCGCTCGCTCAGGCGCTCGCTCGCCCACGGCTGGTAGCTGGCCACCGTGCCGATGCCGCGCGGGAGCTCCAGCAGCAGCACGCCCGCGGCGAAGATCGTCGCCACGGCGAGCAGCGCGCGCACCGTGCGCGTCAGCCGCCAGCGCGCCGGATAGGCGGGCACCAGCAGCGGCAGCTGCACCGCGAGCGGCGAGACCAGCGCCGCGCCGCCGATGGCCGCGCCGTGCACCGTCGCCTGCGCGGCCGACAGCGCGAGCAGCGCCGTGGGCGCGTCGCCCTGCCGCTCGACGGCGAAGCGCGTCCACGCCGCGAGGCAGGTCAGCACGTCCCACACGAGCAGCGGCACGCCGACGAACGGCGTCACGAATCGGCGCCACGTCGCGAACGCCGCCTGCGCCACGAACAGCGTCGTCGTGAGAGGCCAGAGCCACGCGATGCCGTTGACCGCGCGGCCGCCGTAGAGCGAGCTCGAGGCGACGTGCGCCACGAGGGCGGGCGCCACCAGCAGCCCGCACGCGGCACTCAGCGCCGCCAGCGGCCGCGGCGCGCGACGCAGCCGCGCGATGCGCCCCGCGTAGACGATGTTCCAGCCAAGGGTGACGCCGACGCCCACGAGCCACGCGAGCGCGGGCCAGGTGCGCCACTCGCGCGCGATCGGCAGCGCCTCGAGCGGGGAGGCCAGCGGCGCGGCGATCTGCGCCAGCGTCGCGAGGACGGCCGCCACGACGCTCAGCGCGGCGTGCGAGCCGTCAGCCACGAGCCCGATGCTCGGCGCGGACGGTGCGCGCGGTCAGTCGCCGCGAGAACACGTCCACCGCCTTCTGCGCGTCGCGCGTCGCGCGCGAGAGCACGTCGAGCAGCAGCAGCTCCTCGGAGGGGAAGGTGTGCACCGCGATGTGGCACCCTTCGAGGAGGAACAGCCCCGCGACGCCGTCGTGCGGGAGCGCGCGCATCACCGGCGGGCCGTGGGCGCCCAGGCCGGCCGCACCGGCGGCGGCGACGAGCAGGCCGCCGATCAGCGCGTCGTCGCGCAGCTGCGCGGCCGGCACGCCCAGGAAGTCGGCGGTGAGGTGCGTGAACGGGGGCGTCGGGGCGGGGGCGTCGGTCACGGCGGACGATAGGCCGTCGGCAGGGGCGCGAACAAGGGGCGCCCCTGGCCAGCCTGCGTTCACGCGCGCGGTCGTTGGCGCTGTCGTCGGCGCTGTCGTGGGCGCGGTCACGCGCGCGCCAGGCGCGCCTTCGCCTCCGCGTAGCCGTCCGGCAGTCCCGCGTCCAGGAAGCGGCCGCGCATGCGGCGGCCCACCAGCTGCCCCGCCGCGAGCAGCCGCTGCATCACCGGCACGTCGTCGAGCTCCGCCCCCGCAGGGAGCTCGCGCTCCGCCGCGTCGATGACGTCGAAGACGTCGGGGCGGAACACGTAGCGGCCGACGCCCGTGAACGCGGACGGGGCGCCGCCGGTGTCGAACGTGCGACCGCGCTCGCCCTTGTCGGGGATGCGCGCGATCTCGAACAGCTCCCCATCGCGCGTGCCGGGAAACACCGACGTCGGGCCGCGGCGCGCCGCCTCCTCGCTCGTGATCTCGACGACGGCGACGACGTGGCGGCCGGTGCGCGCGTACGCCTCCGCGACCTGCGCGACGCCCGGCGCGTCGTCGACGAACAGGTTGTCGGGCAGCGCGACGGCCACCGGCCCGTCGGCGGCGAACGCGCGGCCCAGCCGGATCGCGTCCGCCAGCCCGCGCGCCGCCGGCTGCTCCAGGAACGACACGCGGCGGGGCATGCCCGGCGCGCCCGCGAGCGGCGCGAGGTGCGCCGCGATCGCGTCCTTGCCCGGCGCGACGATGATCAGCAGCTCGTCGATGCCGCTCGCCGCGCACTCGCGCGCCACGTGCTCCACCAGCGGCATGCGGCCCACGGGCAGCATCTCCTTCGGCTGGCCGCCGGTGAGCGCGCGCATGCGCGTCCCCTGGCCGCCGCACGGCACGATCGCCCGCCGCACGAGGCGGGGCAGGGGTCCGGGTGCCGCGTCGTCCCGGTGGGCGGTGAACGGGGGCGCGGACGTGGACATGGCCGAGGGCGGACGAGGGTGCGCTGCGGATGGCGGCCGGCCGACGCGCGTGCGGTGTGCAGGCCGGTGCGGCGGCGGGTGCCAGGATCGCGCCGCCGCATGCACCGCGACCGTGCGCCACGTCACGCACGCGCCACGACGCATGCCGCGACCGGCGGTTTGCTTCGGGATGCGAGGCCGCGCTAGGTTCCGCCCCATGTCACGCGGCGCGCCGCCCCCGTCGGCCGAGCTCTGGACGCTGCCGAACGTCGTCTCGCTGTCGCGGTTCGTGCTGGCGGCCGGATTCCTCGCGTCCACCGGCAACGGCGAGCGCGTGGCGCTGGTCGGCGTCGCGTCGCTCACCGACTTCCTCGACGGCTGGCTGGCGCGCCGCCGCAACGCCGTCTCGCGCTGGGGCGCGCTCATCGACCCGCTGGCCGACCGGGCGTTCGTGCTGGCCGCCGTGACGACGCTGCTGCTCCAGGGCCAGCTCACGCTCCTGCAGGTCGGCGTGCTGCTGCTGCGCGACATCATGACCGCCATCGGCTTCCTGGTCGCGCGCAGCGTCGCCTGGCTCCGCCCCGTGGCCTTCCGCGCGCGACCGCTCGGCAAGGTCGTCACCGCGCTGCAGCTGGTCACTCTGGTCACCGCGCTGGTGTGGCCGCGCTGGGTGATGCCGCTGGTGGTCGTGCTGGGGATCGTCTCGGTGGCGTCGACGATCGACTACACGCTGCTGCTCTGGCGCGAGCGCGACCGCACGCTGAAGCCGTGAGCGGACGTCTCCCGATCGCTCGCGCGCTGACGCTCCTCGCCGCGGTGCGCGCGGCTCCGCTGGCCGCGCAGGCGCCGGCGCGGCCGGCGCTGACGCCCGAGGTGCGCGTGGACGGCGCCTTCGGCCGCGAGGGCGGCGCGTTCGGCGGCGCAGGGCTGTTCGGCGACGCGGGGCTCTACACGCGGGTCGGCGTCGTCGCCGCGGTGGGGCTCGCGCGCGATCCGGACGGCGTGGGCCCGGGCGACGGCAGCCGCACCGTGGTGCCGGCGGCGCGCCTCGAGGCGCTCGCGCGCTTCCACCTCGATCCCCTGCGGATGGCCCGCCGCGGCGTGTACCTGGGCGGGGGCGTCGCAGCCGCGGTGCGCGACGGCGCCGCGCCCCGGTGGCAGCTGGTCGCGCTGCTGGGCGTGGAGGGGGCGCCGCGCGGGCGCCTCGCGCCGGCGGTGGAGCTGGGGCTGGGCGGCGGCGTGCGCGTGGCCGTGGCGCTCCGTCGCGCGCGGCCCGGGCGCCGCTAGCCCCGGGCGCGTCGCCGGAAAACACGAACGCCCCCGAGCGATCGGGGGCGTGGTGTCATTGCCGTCGTGCGGCCTCGCGGGAGACGTCAGGCGGCCGACGTCTGGGCCTGCCGCTTGGGCGGCTGCGCGAAGCGCTCGCCCAGCGTGCGGAGCTCCTGCATCTTCTCGGCAGGGATCTCCGGGAAGCGGTCCGTCATGTACGCCATGGTGGCGTCGAACCACTCCGTCTGGTGCTCGGGCTCGCTCCCGATGACACCACACGACATGATGTGCTGGAACAGCTCGTCGCGGGCCTCCTCGAACGGCGTCGGGACCGCGACTTCCCGTCGTCCGCGATTCGCGTTGTTGCTCTTCACTCGGCTCATGAAATCCGGCTGCAAGTCGATGCTGTGATAGACGAGGAAAGCTAACCCATCCCGGGGCCTTTTCCTAGCGGTCCACGTCGCCCGATGCGAGGCCGGAAGGCAAGTCGCTGGCCGTGACGCCCTCGCGTGGGCGGGTCGCCATCGCCAGCTCGGCGCGCGCCGCCTGCGCGGCCGCGGCGGCCGCCTCGATCCGCACGACGTGGCCGAGGATGAGGTCCGCCAGCTCGTCCGGCGCTTCCTCGGGGGTGAGGCGGCCGACGCCCGGCAGCCGCGCCAGCCGCGTGTCCGGGATCGCGTGCAGGAGCCGCGTCGGGACCTCCGCGGGCACCCAGGGGTCGGCCTCGCCCCAGACGACCAGCGTCGGCGCGGTCACGCACGCGAGGTCGATCTCGTCGACCTCCTCGGTGCGCAGCGAGCGCGCGAGGTCGAGCAGGTGCGTCACCCCGTCGCGGCCGACGAAGGGCGCGAGGTAGCGCGCGACCAGCCGCTCGGGCATGTGCGCGCGGTTGGCGACGCTCCCCTGGAGCACCGGCGCCAGCAGCGGCGAGGCGCCGAACATCCCGCGCGACAGCCGGAACGCGACGCGGGCGGTGTTCCGCTGCAGCGTGCGCACGTCGCGCCCCGGCATGTGCTCGAAGGCGACCGTGTTCACGAGCACCAGGCCGGCGACGCGGTCGGGGCGCGTGGCCGCCAGCCGGAGCGCCACGCCGCCGCCCACGTCGACGCCGACGATGACCGACCGCGCCATGCGCAGCACGGTGAGCGCGCGGTCCAGGTACTCCGCCTGCGCCGCGACCCCGAAGTCGGCCTCGATGGGGCGGTCCGACTCGCCGTGCCCCAGCAGGTCGAGCGCGACGGCCGTGTGCCGCGCGATCGCGAGCTGCGGCGCCACCTCGCGCCAGAGGAAGCTGCACGTGCCGAAGCCGTGCAGCAGCACGATCGGGGTGCCGCCGTGGCCGTAGCGTTCGGCGTGCAGCGATCCGGGTCCGACGGGAAGGCGGAGGTGGTCGGCGCGCACGGGCGTGACGAGGGCGAAGCGGGAGGCGCGGAAGCGGACCGCGGCCGACGGGCCCGACGGAAACCGGCGGGACCAGCGGGGTACGGAACGGCGCGGACGGGCGAGAAGCTAACGTGCCGCGCTCCGGTGGCACGAGTCGCGCCCGCACGACAGGCACGGGCGAGGGCCGCCGGCGTGACCGCGAGGCCGTCGGCGCCGTCCACCCGATGGGACCCGATGGGCCGCGCGAGCTCGCCGGCCGGAGCAGTCGCCGGAGGACGCGCGGGTGCGTACCTTTGCCTCCGGCATACCCGCACGCGCAGCACGCGCAGGGACGCCGCATGTCGGACGAACAGACCTACGACGCCGCTCGCGCCCGCAACCTCGAGGCGCTGCTCCTCGCGTTGGCGGAGCGCATCACCGAGCTCCACGCGCGCGGCGAGCTGCTGCGGCACGCCGGTCCCCTCATGCGGCTGATCGGCGACGTGCGGAGCGAGCTCTTTCACTACGAGGTGCGCGCGACCTACGACACCCCCGAGGTGGCGGAGAGTCGGCGCATCGTGCAGCAGGCCCTCGACGCTCAGGACAGCAATACATGGCATCGAAGCGAATGGACGCCGGACGCGGAGGACGACCGGACGTCGTGAAGCAGGCCCGCGGCAAGCAGTCGCGCCGCGGCTTCTACCTCACGCTCCTCCTCGTCGGCGTGGC
This is a stretch of genomic DNA from Roseisolibacter agri. It encodes these proteins:
- a CDS encoding ABC transporter ATP-binding protein gives rise to the protein MPSLIEFRGVGKRYTRPLASDVVALEDVSLDVHAGEVLGIAGPNGAGKSTLISILLGYVPPSRGEVRIANRPVREYIERHGVGYLSELVDVDPRWTVRQALLRFGTLAGVPESRLAVRVQEVMTRLGLDEYADRPFRKLSKGNKQRLGLAQALLREERVLILDEPTHGLDPLWMIRFRGILAELRRPGRAILVASHNLEELERLCDRVAILDRGRVTRVVEVGEVLPHTHETLYRLTVARGADRLSEVFTEATDLGRGDWAVSAPTLEALNHGIAALIERGVLLVGVAPAQSALEQVFHDAIGEVLL
- a CDS encoding M16 family metallopeptidase — translated: MPTPPDTPLIDPATVHRTVLPNGLTVLVRRDASAPVVAVNTFVRAGYFDETDDVVGVAHVLEHMFFKGTPRRGVGEIAKQTKAQGGYLNAHTIYDHTSYYAVLPSSGFVEGLDIQADAYANSLVDADELAKELEVIIQEAKRKLDNPGAVTVESLYALLHDRHRVRRWRIGTEEGLRRLTRDDVAGFYRTYYRPSATVLSIVGDVDPDVALAHVRERYGALPDGAVPTDRGPQEDAHADFRYRELSGDVQQAQVAFGWRTPGTRHDDTPHLDLAAAVLGTGRGSRLYRAVRERSLASHVGAYDSTPTELGIFVVHAEGDPARLPDAARAMWTEVRALREQGVGAHELARVQRIAESRWLRRLETMEGQASWLAEWEALGDWRLGEDYRARVQRATPDDVTEAARRWLDPERAGVIVYRPQGSAPIAADATAFAALLAADAPAPVGAGTAPAPQAPAVHTGAPALERVEAGVHVFRTAQGIPVLVARKPGARIVNLGVYARGGASEEADADAGLTMLMAHTSVKGTERRTAAQIAAEAEVLGGSVGASVGSETFGWGIAVPLPHAADAASLLADVVQRPVFPDAAVDTERDVALQELRLLRDDMYRWPMRLASEAAYAGHPYGRPVGGTDESLRALDAAQLRAWHRARALSGDAVLAVVGDLAPEEAAALVAREFGALAPREVTPLPAPTWREGARRDDARAKKQTALALLFPGPTRTDPARVAAQLLAGIASGLGGRFFDELRDRRSLAYTVHAFASPRRLAGTFGAYIATGPTQEDEARAGLLAEFERLRDAPVSAEELERAQTYALGTHAIARQSGGAVMGELVDAWLTGEGLSELETYDARVRAVTPETIQTLARDWFDPARRVEGVVRGTG
- a CDS encoding S-adenosylmethionine decarboxylase; translation: MTDAPAPTPPFTHLTADFLGVPAAQLRDDALIGGLLVAAAGAAGLGAHGPPVMRALPHDGVAGLFLLEGCHIAVHTFPSEELLLLDVLSRATRDAQKAVDVFSRRLTARTVRAEHRARG
- a CDS encoding sugar phosphate nucleotidyltransferase, whose amino-acid sequence is MSTSAPPFTAHRDDAAPGPLPRLVRRAIVPCGGQGTRMRALTGGQPKEMLPVGRMPLVEHVARECAASGIDELLIIVAPGKDAIAAHLAPLAGAPGMPRRVSFLEQPAARGLADAIRLGRAFAADGPVAVALPDNLFVDDAPGVAQVAEAYARTGRHVVAVVEITSEEAARRGPTSVFPGTRDGELFEIARIPDKGERGRTFDTGGAPSAFTGVGRYVFRPDVFDVIDAAERELPAGAELDDVPVMQRLLAAGQLVGRRMRGRFLDAGLPDGYAEAKARLARA
- a CDS encoding CDP-alcohol phosphatidyltransferase family protein; the protein is MSRGAPPPSAELWTLPNVVSLSRFVLAAGFLASTGNGERVALVGVASLTDFLDGWLARRRNAVSRWGALIDPLADRAFVLAAVTTLLLQGQLTLLQVGVLLLRDIMTAIGFLVARSVAWLRPVAFRARPLGKVVTALQLVTLVTALVWPRWVMPLVVVLGIVSVASTIDYTLLLWRERDRTLKP
- a CDS encoding alpha/beta fold hydrolase — encoded protein: MRADHLRLPVGPGSLHAERYGHGGTPIVLLHGFGTCSFLWREVAPQLAIARHTAVALDLLGHGESDRPIEADFGVAAQAEYLDRALTVLRMARSVIVGVDVGGGVALRLAATRPDRVAGLVLVNTVAFEHMPGRDVRTLQRNTARVAFRLSRGMFGASPLLAPVLQGSVANRAHMPERLVARYLAPFVGRDGVTHLLDLARSLRTEEVDEIDLACVTAPTLVVWGEADPWVPAEVPTRLLHAIPDTRLARLPGVGRLTPEEAPDELADLILGHVVRIEAAAAAAQAARAELAMATRPREGVTASDLPSGLASGDVDR